A single Diachasmimorpha longicaudata isolate KC_UGA_2023 chromosome 10, iyDiaLong2, whole genome shotgun sequence DNA region contains:
- the LOC135167008 gene encoding inositol hexakisphosphate and diphosphoinositol-pentakisphosphate kinase isoform X3 has translation MAGEWWKFWHVFLPFWEWIIDTSGNFWGRVGATCETDRLLRPTRLRCHVRWCPGETCLGCRGNCEERDMLWKFMGELSDGCVSEDGCMGGSDLDGEGKQVLVGICAMAKKSQSKPMKEILTRLEEFEYIKILVFSEEVILKEPVEDWPVVDCLISFHSKGFPLDKAISYANLRNPFIINNLPMQYDIQDRRRVYAILENEGIEIPRYAVLDRDSADPKHHELVESEDHVEVNGVTFNKPFVEKPVSAEDHNIYIYYPTSAGGGSQRLFRKIGSRSSVYSPESRVRKTGSYIYEDFMPTDGTDVKVYTVGPDYAHAEARKSPALDGKVERDSEGKEIRYPVILSNAEKLISRKVCLAFKQTVCGFDLLRANGKSFVCDVNGFSFVKNSNKYYDDCAKILGNMILRELAPTLHIPWSVPFQLDDPPIVPTTFGKMMELRCVVAVIRHGDRTPKQKMKVEVRHPKFFEIFAKYDGYKHGHVKLKRPKQLQEILDTARSLLAEIQHRAAGPELEEKQGKLEQLKSVLEMYGHFSGINRKVQMKYQPRGRPRGSSSDDGNSHNRLGEPSLVLILKWGGELTPAGRIQAEELGRIFRCMYPGGQEDDSEMLPSHGEYAGAQGLGLLRLHSTFRHDLKIYASDEGRVQMTAAAFAKGLLALEGELTPILVQMVKSANTNGLLDNDCDSSKYQNMVKTKLHELLQQDRDFTPEDRAQINPSNALSINDALDFVKNPVKCCQHVQSLIQKLMDIVRLKKEDPKTKDAILYHGETWELMGRRWGKIEKDFCTKNKRFDISKIPDIYDCIKYDLQHNNHTLQFDHAEELYIYAKYLADIVIPQEYGLTVQEKLTIGQGICTPLLKKIRADLQRNIEESGEETVNRLNPRYSHGVSSPGRHVRTRLYFTSESHVHSLLTVLRYGGLLDVVKDEQWRRAMEYVSMVSELNYMSQIVVMLYEDPTKDPSSEERFHVELHFSPGVNCCVQKNLPPGPGFRPHSRNESSHNLETNSQCSTRIEEEEEAFLGDLSSPISPQETSDSSPPLIETENADSTLGSPTTSRAIDMMDLDPNMMDEPYDSGFLQGSAPIPISARTVAGHEAARLGSQLAASQRQRREREAAASISEPRARSYDHQRQEKPEKAAEKLQYQSLDAVNREDKSPRSRHNSPPTLSESRNLLGIPMALPYTLSSPEFPAPLLDSLQEHGPLVTLHNTSLGSPKTKRPSIQISEDVKPFLSVPQRYGRSQSTLTLPVVEVRGEFVPVRSRSLSPSPRVHCQCYNCNISELILQSHDLSPSERSNLQTYFARSMSRKFINCSCYGVYVEDPGVVRRQGDISKIKSIDQSRDRHYLVIKNCQLNFDKYLRHRLNKCHSWPLIVRTEADTRHASLPPVSSSSSSSASSSLLFSSDCSNSATHSHCVKYHSSYACKHDERYRKTQLSITLSKIHAQRSFSSPDTRPTIIQPDPTCTARRHRHSISGQMSYFKLLGYNVTKKLTGSANSLFSTAVISGSSSAPNLKDMVPQHASAVAAIEGFGGVPPIRPLETLHNALSLRQLDSFLEMMTSAPLFRTPASSPPKFPSPGGSQGSLVPHLSIGVAMEPSRYISTSGLAYKTGQEGEAGDHRGQLSPTSPNSTGWSSEPQSFLSSEPSSPAPTSAGECSMSISLISNDGSQTFGGPKFCAAPCLDMDFNDFCMVMDQDSREGRGSISYTDYYSSEDGTIRKTMEEPKESSMEDEEEHTLTLRQTNEQKKQDVQSIFDQKSSGFKKIGRFRVESMEIAEDDVRIKSDVLSSSQSLEKLKFHSISPLKKEGSDDGKKSRSLRVKKGKTILRSQSVSGAQTNDNAELTGVYEGSLSTTKLGSFSTMTGGDLEHWKKSAEEKPVRPDSSADAADEPTLTLAASLRGNSNVTIGFDIKSDKE, from the exons ATGGCTGGAGAGTGGTGGAAGTTCTGGCACGTATTCTTGCCCTTTTGGGAGTGGATTATCGATACATCTGGGAACTTTTGGGGAAGGGTGGGAGCCACTTG TGAGACTGACAGACTGTTGAGGCCCACTCGCCTCAGATGTCACGTGAGGTGGTGCCCTGGAGAGACGTGTCTCGGATGCAGGGGGAATTGTGAGGAGAGGGACATGCTTTGGaaatttatg GGCGAGCTGTCGGACGGGTGTGTCAGCGAGGATGGGTGCATGGGAGGAAGCGACCTCGACGGCGAGGGCAAACAAGTCCTGGTGGGAATATGCGCTATGGCCAAGAAATCCCAGAGTAAACCGATGAAGGAAATTCTAACTCGTCTGGAGGAGTTTGAGTACATAAAAATTCTGGTATTCAGTGAGGAGGTGATTTTGAAAGAGCCTGTAGAGGATTGGCCGGTTGTTGATTGTCTGATAAGTTTCCATAGCAAGGGATTTCCCCTCGACAAGGCCATCAGTTACGCAAATCTCAGGAATCCAttcatcattaataatttaccGATGCAGTACGACATTCAG GACAGAAGAAGGGTTTATGCCATCCTAGAGAATGAGGGCATTGAAATACCCAGATACGCAGTGCTCGATAGAGACTCAGCCGATCCAAAAC ACCACGAATTGGTGGAGTCCGAGGACCACGTGGAGGTCAATGGTGTAACGTTCAATAAACCATTTGTTGAGAAACCGGTGTCAGCTGAGGATCATaatatttacatttattaTCCTACGTCTGCGGGCGGTGGTAGTCAGCGTTTATTCCGAAAA ATTGGTAGTCGAAGTAGCGTTTATTCTCCAGAGTCTCGAGTACGAAAGACTGGCTCCTACATCTATGAAGATTTCATGCCGACCGATGGTACGGACGTTAAGGTGTACACAGTGGGCCCCGATTATGCCCATGCAGAAGCCAGAAAGAGTCCAGCTCTGGACGGAAAGGTGGAGAGAGATTCCGAGGGAAAAGAAATTCGATATCCTGTCATCCTAAGCAATGCCGAGAAGCTAATAAGTAGAAAAGTCTGTCTGGCTTTCAAGCAGACCGTCTGTGGTTTTGATCTCCTGAG GGCAAATGGAAAGTCATTTGTTTGTGACGTCAATGGCTTTAGTTTTGTCAAGAATTCCAATAAGTATTACGACGACTGTGCCAAAATCCTGGGGAATATGATACTCCGGGAATTGGCACCGACTCTGCACATTCCTTGGAGTGTTCCATTCCAATTGGATGATCCACCGATTGTACCCACTACCTTTGGGAAAAT GATGGAACTGAGGTGTGTGGTGGCAGTGATTCGGCATGGAGATCGCACACCAAAGCAAAAAATGAAAGTAGAGGTCCGACATCCAAAATTCTTCGAGATCTTTGCTAAATATGACGGTTACAAACACGGCCATGTGAAATTGAAACGCCCTAAGCAGCTCCAGGAAATTCTCGATACAGCGAGGAGCCTTCTCGCAGAAATCCAGCATCGAGCGGCCGGGCCAGAACTCGAGGAGAAACAGGGAAAACTGGAGCAACTCAAAAGTGTCTTAGAGAT GTACGGCCATTTCTCCGGTATTAATCGAAAAGTTCAGATGAAGTACCAGCCACGAGGCAGACCCAGAGGCAGTTCGTCCGACGATGGTAACAGCCACA ATCGCTTGGGTGAACCTTCACTGGTCCTTATATTGAAGTGGGGTGGAGAGCTTACGCCGGCGGGTAGGATTCAGGCCGAGGAATTGGGAAGAATTTTCAGGTGCATGTACCCCGGTGGTCAAG AGGATGACTCAGAGATGTTACCAAGCCACG GGGAATACGCAGGGGCTCAGGGTTTAGGTCTATTGAGGCTGCACTCCACCTTTAGACACGATTTGAAGATTTACGCGAGTGACGAAGGTAGGGTCCAGATGACAGCAGCTGCCTTTGCCAAGGGTCTTCTGGCGCTAGAGGGGGAGTTGACACCGATTTTGGTGCAAATGGTCAAGTCTGCTAACACTAATGGGCTTCTTGATAATGACTGTGATAGTAGCAAGTATCAAAATATGGTAAAAACCAAGCTCCACGAGCTTCTACAGCAGGATCGAGACTTCACCCCGGAGGATCGCGCGCAGATAAATCCCAGCAACGCCCTGAGCATCAATGACGCCCTGGACTTTGTAAAGAATCCAGTCAAATGCTGCCAGCACGTGCAATCTttgattcaaaaattaatggacATTGTGCGCCTGAAAAAAGAAGATCCAAAGACGAAAGATGCAATTCTCTATCACGGCGAGACCTGGGAGTTGATGGGACGTCGCTggggaaaaatcgagaaaGACTTCTGCACGAAGAACAAACGcttcgatatctcgaaaataCCGGATATTTATGACTGCATAAAGTACGATCTCCAGCACAACAATCACACGCTGCAGTTCGATCACGCTGAGGAGCTCTACATTTATGCAAAGTATCTCGCGGACATAGTGATCCCACAAGAGTACGGGTTAACAGTCCAGGAGAAGCTGACAATAGGCCAAGGCATCTGCACACCTCTTCTGAAGAAAATACGTGCTGATTTGCAGAGGAATATCGAGGAGTCAGGGGAGGAGACTGTGAACAGACTGAACCCGAGGTACTCCCACGGTGTTTCCAGTCCTGGTAGACATGTGAGGACTCGTTTGTACTTCACCAGTGAGAGCCACGTGCACTCTCTATTGACCGTCCTCAGGTACGGGGGTCTCCTTGACGTCGTTAAGGATGAACAGTGGAGACGAGCTATGGAGTACGTGTCGATGGTGTCGGAGCTCAACTACATGTCCCAAATAGTGGTCATGCTCTACGAGGATCCGACCAAAGATCCCAGCAGCGAGGAGAGGTTTCACGTCGAGTTGCACTTCAGTCCCGGCGTCAATTGCTGCGTCCAGAAGAACCTGCCCCCAGGTCCTGGCTTTCGTCCTCACTCGAGGAATGAAAGTAGCCATAATCTAGAGACCAATTCACAGTGTAGCACGAGGattgaggaggaggaggaggccTTCCTGGGTGATCTATCGAGCCCGATAAGTCCTCAGGAGACGTCGGATTCATCTCCACCGCTTATCGAGACGGAGAACGCTGATTCTACTCTGGGTAGTCCAACTACGAGTCGAGCCATCGATATGATGGATCTGGATCCTAATATGATGGATGAGCCTTATGATTCTGGCTTTCTCCAAGGCTCAGCGCCCATTCCCATCAGTGCTAGGACTGTCGCAGGACATGAAGCTGCCAGGCTGGGAAGCCAATTGGCTGCCAGTCAGAGGCAGAGGCGCGAGAGAGAGGCGGCTGCCAGCATTAGTGAGCCTAGAGCCCGGAGTTACGATCATCAGAGGCAGGAGAAGCCGGAGAAAG CTGCAGAAAAGCTGCAGTATCAGAGTCTGGATGCTGTCAACAGAGAAG ACAAATCACCTCGGTCGCGTCACAATAGTCCGCCAACACTCTCAGAATCCCGTAATCTCCTCGGCATACCAATGGCACTCCCATACACACTAAGCTCACCGGAGTTTCCAGCGCCTCTCTTGGACTCCCTCCAGGAGCACGGACCCCTGGTGACCCTTCACAATACCTCCTTGGGCTCGCCCAAAACAAAAAGACCGTCGATTCAGATATCTGAAGACGTTAAGCCTTTTCTTTCCGTACCCCAGCGCTACGGCCGTTCGCAGTCGACCTTGACACTTCCAGTGGTGGAAGTCCGCGGTGAGTTCGTCCCGGTACGCTCCCGATCCCTATCACCAAGCCCTAGAGTACATTGCCAATGTTATAACTGCAATATCTCCGAACTAATACTCCAAAGTCATGACTTGAGTCCCTCTGAGCGCTCAAATTTGCAAACTTACTTCGCCCGCTCGATGTCAcgtaaatttatcaattgctCGTGTTACGGTGTTTACGTTGAGGATCCAGGTGTAGTCCGCCGCCAGGGtgatatttcgaaaataaaGTCAATCGATCAGTCAAGAGATCGTCATTATCtcgtcattaaaaattgtcaattaaattttgataaataccTCCGTCATCGATTAAACAAGTGCCACTCGTGGCCACTCATTGTGAGGACCGAGGCTGATACCAGGCATGCTAGTTTACCACCagtatcatcatcatcatcatcatcagcatcatcatcattattattctcCTCTGATTGTAGTAATAGCGCAACGCACAGTCATTGTGTTAAATATCACAGTAGTTATGCCTGTAAGCACGATGAGAGATACAGAAAAACACAACTGTCGATTACCTTATCCAAAATCCACGCGCAACGATCCTTCTCATCCCCAGACACAAGACCTACGATCATTCAACCTGACCCTACATGCACAGCAAGGCGCCATCGTCACAGTATCTCCGGGCAGATGAGTTATTTCAAACTACTGGGGTACAACGTTACCAAGAAGCTAACTGGTTCGGCTAATAGTTTATTCAGTACTGCTGTTATCAGTGGCTCATCAAGTGCTCCAAATCTTAAGGATATGGTGCCGCAGCATGCCTCAGCTGTTGCAG CTATTGAAGGGTTCGGTGGTGTCCCACCTATACGACCTTTGGAGACATTGCACAATGCTCTGTCGCTTCGACAGTTGGACAGCTTCTTGGAGATGATGACGAGTGCACCCTTGTTCAGAACGCCAGCATCGTCTCCACCGAAATTTCCATCGCCGGGGGGATCTCAGGGGTCCCTCGTGCCACATTTGTCTATTGGAGTTGCCATGGAACCGTCCAG GTACATTTCCACGTCTGGCCTTGCGTACAAGACGGGACAGGAGGGAGAGGCTGGCGATCATCGAGGACAGTTGTCTCCAACGAGTCCAAACA GCACCGGCTGGAGCAGCGAACCCCAATCATTCCTCTCCTCAGAACCGTCATCTCCTGCCCCGACATCAGCAGGTGAATGTAGTATGTCGATAAGTCTCATCAGCAACGACGGAAGTCAGACATTCGGGGGCCCCAAATTCTGCGCAGCTCCTTGTCTGGACATGGACTTCAACGACTTTTGCATGGTGATGGATCAGGACAGTAGGGAGGGTCGAGGCAGTATATCCTACACAGACTATTACAGCAGCGAAGACGGTACAATTCGAAAGACGATGGAGGAGCCCAAGGAGTCATCAATGGAAGATGAGGAGGAACACACGCTCACCCTGAGGCAGACTAACGAGCAAAAGAAGCAAGACGTCCAGTCGATCTTTGACCAGAAGTCCAGtggtttcaaaaaaatcggaaGGTTCCGAGTAGAGAGCATGGAGATCGCCGAAGATGACGTGAGGATTAAATCTGATGTCTTGAGTTCATCCCAATCGCTGGAGAAATTAAAGTTTCACAGCATTTCACCCTTGAAGAAGGAAGGGAGTGATGATGGAAAGAAGTCTAGGAGCCTCAGAGTCAAGAAAGGAAAGACTATTTTGAGATCCCAGAGTGTCTCCGGGGCACAAACGAATGACAACGCTGAACTTACTGGCGTCTACGAGGGATCACTCTCAACTACGAAATTGGGGAGTTTTTCCACGATGACTGGAGGTGATTTGGAGCATTGGAAGAAGTCCGCTGAGGAGAAACCTGTGAGACCGGACTCATCCGCTGACGCCGCAGATGAGCCAACTCTCACTCTCGCTGCGAGCCTCAGGGGTAACTCCAATGTCACCATTGGATTTGATATTAAAAGTGATAAAGAGTGA